A part of Thermotoga petrophila RKU-1 genomic DNA contains:
- the fliG gene encoding flagellar motor switch protein FliG codes for MPEKKTDGKRKAAVLLVALGPEKAAQVMKHLDEETVEQLVVEIANIGRVSPEEKKQVLEEFLSLAKAKEMISEGGIEYAKKVLEKAFGPERARKIIERLTSSLQVKPFSFVRDTDPVQLVNFLQSEHPQTIAVVLSYLDPPVAAQILGALPEELQTEVLKRIALLERTSPEVVKEIERNLEKKISGFVSRTFSKVGGIDTAAEIMNSLDRTTEKKIMDKLVQETPELADEIRRRMFVFEDILKLDDRSVQLVLREVDTRDLALALKGASDELKEKIFKNMSKRAAALLKDELEYMGPVRLKDVEEAQQKIINIIRRLEEAGEIVIARGGGEELIM; via the coding sequence ATGCCCGAGAAAAAGACTGATGGTAAAAGAAAGGCCGCAGTCCTTCTGGTGGCCCTTGGACCCGAAAAAGCAGCCCAGGTGATGAAACACCTTGATGAGGAAACGGTGGAACAGTTGGTGGTGGAAATCGCAAATATTGGAAGGGTTTCTCCAGAGGAAAAAAAGCAGGTTTTGGAAGAATTCCTGAGCCTCGCCAAAGCAAAAGAAATGATATCAGAAGGTGGTATAGAGTACGCAAAAAAAGTTCTGGAAAAAGCATTCGGGCCTGAAAGAGCAAGAAAAATCATAGAAAGGTTAACCTCTTCCTTGCAGGTCAAACCTTTCAGCTTCGTAAGAGACACAGATCCCGTCCAGCTCGTGAACTTTCTCCAAAGCGAACATCCGCAGACTATAGCGGTTGTTCTGAGTTACCTTGATCCCCCTGTCGCGGCTCAGATTCTTGGAGCGCTTCCCGAAGAGCTTCAGACAGAAGTTCTGAAGAGAATAGCCCTGCTCGAACGCACTTCTCCAGAAGTTGTTAAAGAGATAGAAAGGAACCTGGAGAAAAAGATCTCTGGATTCGTGAGCCGAACGTTCAGCAAGGTAGGTGGAATCGATACAGCTGCAGAGATAATGAACAGCCTGGACAGAACCACTGAGAAGAAGATCATGGACAAGCTGGTTCAGGAGACCCCCGAACTGGCCGACGAGATAAGAAGAAGGATGTTCGTCTTCGAAGACATTCTGAAGCTCGATGACAGATCGGTACAGCTTGTGCTGAGGGAAGTGGACACGAGGGATCTGGCCCTCGCTTTGAAAGGAGCCTCCGACGAGCTGAAAGAGAAGATATTCAAGAACATGTCAAAGAGAGCTGCCGCGTTGCTGAAAGACGAACTCGAATACATGGGTCCTGTGAGACTCAAAGATGTGGAGGAAGCCCAGCAGAAGATAATAAACATCATAAGAAGGCTGGAAGAGGCTGGCGAAATCGTCATCGCGAGAGGTGGAGGAGAGGAGCTGATCATGTAG
- a CDS encoding FliH/SctL family protein has product MLLRKDEVFYIDLPRKIEKEEKVQEEKTKENTSEEIQKIKEMREKILSEAQEEARKIIEGARKDAEEILSNAYNEAEALKLEAKKVLEEAKTMKDDFQKYILALKEKIQKQVNQRIEEILPELLDILKILFKKILEKEMDESAVERKLRSALSKLVGIKNVKIRINPEDAKKLDLSEVSKETLIPDPNVERGGVIVETDFGILDKTFSHQWELVEDIFEEVVGFEGYTERTEKEVE; this is encoded by the coding sequence ATGCTTCTCAGAAAAGATGAGGTCTTCTACATAGACCTTCCAAGGAAAATAGAAAAAGAAGAAAAAGTGCAAGAAGAAAAAACAAAAGAGAACACGTCAGAGGAAATCCAAAAGATCAAAGAAATGAGAGAAAAAATCCTCTCCGAAGCTCAGGAAGAGGCCAGAAAAATCATTGAAGGTGCCAGAAAAGACGCAGAGGAAATCTTAAGCAACGCCTACAACGAGGCTGAAGCTTTAAAGCTTGAAGCAAAGAAAGTCTTAGAAGAAGCAAAAACAATGAAGGACGATTTCCAGAAATACATTCTTGCTTTGAAGGAAAAGATCCAGAAACAAGTAAACCAGAGAATAGAAGAGATACTTCCAGAGCTTCTCGATATACTCAAGATCCTCTTCAAAAAGATCCTTGAAAAGGAAATGGACGAGTCAGCAGTGGAAAGAAAGTTGAGGAGCGCTTTATCAAAATTAGTGGGCATCAAAAATGTGAAGATCAGGATAAATCCAGAAGATGCAAAAAAACTGGACCTCAGTGAAGTCAGCAAAGAAACTTTGATACCGGATCCCAATGTAGAAAGAGGCGGCGTCATCGTCGAGACAGATTTTGGAATCCTGGACAAAACGTTCTCTCATCAATGGGAACTCGTGGAGGATATCTTCGAAGAGGTGGTAGGATTTGAAGGATATACTGAAAGAACTGAAAAAGAAGTTGAGTGA
- the fliI gene encoding flagellar protein export ATPase FliI, with product MKDILKELKKKLSEEDFNKFNGRVTRVVGLTVESKGPDAFLGEMCKISLQNGKNALAEVVGFREESVILMPYEDVSGLKMSCEVIRTNKVLEVGVSRKMIGRVFDGLGRPIDGKPFVPEDRYPLTNNPPNPLKRRRIKDPLPVGIRSIDGLITVGKGQRIGIFAGSGVGKSTLLGMIARNTTADVNVLALIGERGREVREFIERDLGEEGLKRSILVVSTSDQPALARVKSLLTATSIAEFFRDLGYDVLLMVDSLTRWAMAQREVGLAVGEPPTTRGYPPSVFAGLPKILERAGNSDKGSITAIYTVLVEADDFNEPISDTVRSIVDGHIILSRRLAESNHYPAVDVLASVSRLMNDIVTEEHREAANRLRSLMSAYESAKDLIEIGAYKSGTNPLVDKAVEMKDEIDSFLKQGVFEKSSFEETLQKLLDLYLRSLD from the coding sequence TTGAAGGATATACTGAAAGAACTGAAAAAGAAGTTGAGTGAAGAAGATTTCAATAAATTCAACGGAAGGGTCACAAGAGTGGTAGGGCTCACCGTGGAATCAAAAGGACCAGACGCTTTTCTTGGAGAAATGTGTAAAATTTCACTTCAAAACGGCAAGAACGCACTCGCAGAGGTGGTTGGTTTCAGGGAAGAAAGCGTTATTCTCATGCCTTACGAGGATGTCTCCGGATTGAAGATGAGCTGTGAAGTCATCAGAACTAACAAAGTACTCGAAGTCGGTGTCAGCAGAAAGATGATCGGAAGGGTGTTCGATGGCCTGGGACGTCCAATAGATGGAAAACCTTTCGTCCCGGAAGACAGATACCCTCTGACCAACAACCCTCCAAACCCTCTGAAAAGACGAAGAATAAAAGATCCTCTACCAGTGGGCATACGATCGATAGATGGCCTCATAACAGTGGGCAAGGGCCAGAGAATAGGGATTTTCGCGGGTAGCGGTGTTGGGAAAAGCACACTTCTTGGAATGATTGCACGAAACACAACGGCGGATGTTAACGTGCTGGCTCTCATCGGTGAGCGCGGAAGAGAGGTCAGAGAATTCATAGAGAGGGACCTTGGAGAAGAGGGGCTGAAGCGGTCCATACTGGTGGTCTCAACCTCCGATCAGCCTGCCCTTGCCAGAGTGAAATCTCTTCTCACCGCCACCAGTATAGCGGAATTCTTCAGAGATTTGGGATACGATGTTCTTCTGATGGTGGACTCTCTCACCAGATGGGCCATGGCCCAGAGAGAAGTGGGACTCGCAGTGGGAGAGCCTCCCACCACCAGGGGGTATCCACCAAGTGTTTTTGCCGGCCTTCCAAAGATACTCGAAAGGGCAGGAAACTCAGACAAAGGTAGCATAACAGCGATTTACACTGTGCTCGTCGAAGCGGACGATTTCAACGAACCCATTTCCGACACTGTCAGATCCATCGTAGATGGACACATAATTCTTTCGAGGAGACTTGCCGAATCGAATCACTACCCAGCAGTCGACGTTCTTGCAAGTGTGAGCCGATTGATGAACGATATCGTCACTGAAGAACACAGGGAGGCGGCGAACCGCCTCCGATCGCTGATGTCGGCTTATGAATCCGCAAAAGATCTGATTGAAATCGGCGCTTACAAGAGCGGAACCAATCCACTCGTTGACAAAGCCGTGGAAATGAAAGACGAGATCGATTCTTTTCTGAAACAGGGTGTCTTTGAAAAATCTTCATTCGAGGAAACCCTTCAAAAACTTCTGGATCTATACCTGAGATCTCTTGACTAA
- the glyS gene encoding glycine--tRNA ligase subunit beta: MRTALLEVGLEELPASEFHSILKQLEERSTELLKAYRISSGSAEVFVGSRRFGVILKNLPERQEDFTEEKKGPPLNVAYDENGKPTKALEGFLRNNNASLENVVHREGYIYLSRVVEGKPVEEVLPDLFRDLVLGLNFRKPMRWGSGEHEYIRPVHWIVAMVDGRVLDLEIFGLRSSRISYGKRYHAGSIKIPDPERYYESLKKGFVISSHLERKKFVLEQIDEFEKRSGMKIERDEELIEEIVAITEYPRIVVGQFDRKYLELPEEIIVTAVKHHQRSFIAHKETLTNTFVAFQDGPQPPENVVKGYERVINARLEDARYYFQKDLETPLEKMNEKLKEIVFQEKLGTLYDKVERIKKISERLCEDLKLPESFTQKVLEAASICKADIASKVVYEFPELQGVMGRIYALREGINEEIATAIEDHYSEEPQTVIGSILGIADRIDTIVGNFAIGNVPTSSKDPYGLKNKADAIFRIIRKNEWDISLEELLTFASSLVGYRLSEELETFFAGRFYQFLVNELGISFDVARAVNHLWKRPLRGILSAEALQEISEKPEFQDLFVGFERVHNITKNHDSVRFDGALFEKEEEKKLMNKFYEVKEKVLKALERLNYREALQYLIELKPYIDEYFDNVFVMVKRDDLRVNRLGFLKNIDELFMMVGDMTYLVKRSQV; the protein is encoded by the coding sequence ATGAGAACAGCCCTGCTTGAAGTGGGACTCGAAGAACTTCCCGCGAGCGAATTCCACAGTATTCTGAAACAGCTCGAGGAAAGGTCGACTGAACTTCTCAAAGCGTACAGAATTTCTTCCGGATCTGCTGAAGTCTTCGTTGGAAGCAGACGTTTTGGTGTGATTCTCAAGAATCTCCCGGAGAGACAGGAGGATTTTACAGAAGAGAAGAAAGGTCCACCACTGAACGTTGCCTACGATGAAAACGGTAAACCGACCAAAGCGCTCGAAGGGTTTTTGAGGAACAACAACGCTTCCCTGGAGAACGTGGTTCACAGGGAGGGGTACATCTATTTATCGCGAGTTGTTGAAGGAAAGCCTGTCGAAGAAGTTCTCCCAGATCTGTTCAGAGATCTCGTTCTTGGTTTGAATTTCAGGAAACCCATGAGATGGGGTTCCGGTGAACACGAATACATCAGACCTGTTCACTGGATTGTGGCGATGGTTGATGGAAGAGTTCTTGACCTAGAAATCTTCGGTCTTAGATCGTCCAGAATCTCTTACGGCAAAAGGTATCACGCTGGATCGATCAAAATTCCAGATCCGGAAAGGTACTACGAATCTCTCAAAAAGGGATTCGTGATTTCTTCCCATCTGGAGAGAAAAAAATTCGTCCTCGAACAGATCGATGAATTTGAAAAGAGAAGTGGTATGAAGATTGAACGCGATGAAGAACTCATCGAAGAGATAGTGGCGATAACGGAGTATCCCAGAATCGTTGTTGGGCAGTTCGACCGAAAATATCTCGAACTTCCAGAAGAGATTATAGTGACCGCCGTGAAACATCACCAGCGCTCTTTTATAGCACATAAAGAGACCCTGACGAACACCTTTGTGGCTTTTCAAGACGGTCCACAGCCACCGGAGAACGTGGTTAAGGGATACGAGAGAGTCATAAACGCTCGATTGGAAGACGCGCGATACTACTTCCAGAAGGATCTCGAGACTCCGCTGGAAAAGATGAATGAAAAGCTCAAAGAAATCGTTTTTCAGGAGAAACTCGGAACACTCTACGACAAGGTGGAAAGGATAAAGAAAATATCAGAGAGGCTATGCGAAGATCTGAAACTTCCAGAGTCGTTCACGCAGAAGGTCCTGGAAGCCGCTTCTATATGCAAAGCAGACATCGCTTCGAAGGTGGTCTACGAGTTCCCGGAGCTACAGGGCGTTATGGGCAGGATCTATGCCCTGAGAGAGGGAATAAACGAAGAAATAGCAACGGCCATAGAGGATCATTACTCCGAAGAGCCACAGACAGTGATAGGTTCCATTCTTGGAATAGCGGATAGAATCGACACCATTGTGGGAAATTTCGCCATAGGCAACGTTCCCACGAGTTCTAAAGATCCGTATGGTCTGAAAAACAAGGCTGACGCGATCTTCAGGATCATAAGGAAAAACGAGTGGGATATTTCTCTGGAAGAGCTCCTCACTTTCGCTTCTTCACTGGTGGGGTACCGTCTTTCTGAAGAATTGGAAACGTTCTTTGCGGGCAGGTTCTATCAGTTTCTGGTCAACGAACTTGGAATATCTTTCGACGTGGCAAGAGCGGTGAATCACCTGTGGAAGAGACCCCTTCGCGGGATCCTCTCTGCGGAAGCCCTCCAGGAGATATCTGAAAAACCCGAGTTTCAAGACCTGTTTGTTGGATTTGAGCGAGTCCACAACATAACGAAGAATCACGACTCTGTCAGATTCGACGGAGCCCTCTTTGAGAAAGAAGAAGAGAAAAAATTGATGAACAAGTTCTACGAAGTCAAAGAAAAAGTTTTGAAAGCTCTGGAGAGGTTGAATTACCGCGAGGCACTTCAATATCTGATCGAACTGAAACCCTACATAGACGAGTACTTCGACAACGTCTTTGTGATGGTGAAGAGGGACGACTTGAGAGTGAACAGGCTGGGCTTTCTGAAAAACATCGACGAACTCTTCATGATGGTAGGAGACATGACTTACTTAGTCAAGAGATCTCAGGTATAG
- a CDS encoding glycine--tRNA ligase subunit alpha: protein MYLQDVIMKLNDFWASKGCLLEQPYDMEVGAGTFHPATFFGSLRKGLWKVAYVQPSRRPTDGRYGENPNRLQRYFQYQVIIKPSPENSQELYLESLEYLGINLKEHDIRFVEDNWESPTLGAWGVGWEVWLDGMEITQFTYFQQIGGISLKDIPLEITYGLERIAMYLQGVDNVYEVQWNENVKYGDVFLENEREFSVFNFEEANVGLLFRHFDEYEKEFYRLVEKNLYLPAYDYVLKCSHTFNLLDARGAISVSQRQTYVKRIQAMARKVARVFLEVQVNENSPA from the coding sequence ATGTATCTTCAGGATGTGATAATGAAACTGAACGATTTCTGGGCGTCTAAAGGTTGTCTTTTGGAACAACCTTACGATATGGAAGTCGGTGCCGGAACGTTTCACCCCGCCACGTTCTTTGGAAGTCTGAGAAAAGGTCTATGGAAAGTGGCCTACGTTCAGCCGAGCAGGAGGCCGACCGATGGTAGATATGGAGAGAATCCCAACAGATTGCAGAGGTACTTCCAGTACCAGGTGATCATAAAACCCTCCCCTGAAAACTCTCAGGAACTGTATCTTGAGTCCCTGGAGTACCTCGGTATAAACCTGAAGGAACACGACATCAGATTCGTGGAGGACAATTGGGAGTCTCCCACCCTCGGAGCGTGGGGTGTTGGTTGGGAAGTGTGGTTAGACGGCATGGAGATAACCCAGTTCACATATTTCCAGCAGATTGGTGGAATTTCTCTGAAGGACATTCCTCTCGAGATAACCTACGGGCTGGAAAGGATCGCCATGTATCTTCAGGGAGTCGATAACGTTTACGAGGTACAGTGGAATGAAAACGTGAAATACGGTGATGTGTTCCTTGAAAACGAAAGAGAATTTTCGGTTTTCAACTTCGAAGAAGCCAACGTAGGACTCCTTTTCAGGCATTTCGATGAATACGAGAAGGAGTTTTACAGACTTGTGGAAAAAAATCTCTACCTCCCTGCTTACGATTATGTGTTGAAATGTTCTCACACGTTCAACCTTCTCGATGCACGCGGAGCGATAAGTGTTTCTCAGCGACAAACCTACGTGAAACGTATTCAGGCGATGGCAAGAAAGGTTGCGAGAGTTTTTCTGGAGGTGCAGGTTAATGAGAACAGCCCTGCTTGA
- a CDS encoding RidA family protein → MKRFIETDKAPKAIGPYSQAVVVGNMMFVSGQIPIDPENGDLVQGTIEEKTERVLENLKAILEAGGFSLKDVVKVTVFTTSMDYFQRVNEVYSRYFGDHRPARSFVAVAQLPRNVEIEIEAIAVKEGE, encoded by the coding sequence ATGAAGCGCTTTATCGAAACCGATAAGGCTCCAAAGGCCATAGGTCCGTACTCTCAGGCGGTCGTTGTCGGAAACATGATGTTCGTTTCTGGTCAAATTCCCATAGATCCAGAAAATGGTGATCTCGTTCAGGGCACCATAGAAGAAAAGACTGAGAGAGTTCTGGAAAATCTGAAAGCAATACTGGAGGCGGGCGGTTTCTCCCTGAAGGACGTTGTGAAGGTAACGGTGTTTACGACCAGTATGGACTACTTCCAGAGAGTCAACGAGGTGTATTCCAGATACTTTGGAGACCACAGGCCCGCCAGGTCGTTTGTGGCGGTTGCTCAACTTCCGAGAAACGTAGAAATAGAAATAGAAGCGATCGCTGTGAAGGAAGGGGAGTGA
- the gcvPB gene encoding aminomethyl-transferring glycine dehydrogenase subunit GcvPB → MTIFERSKKGRKAFRLPESDIPEYSLPNRFLRRTPPELPEVSEPDVVRHYTDLARKNYSVDRGIYPLGSCTMKYNPKLNEKVANLEGFREIHPYQPAETVQGSLRLMYELKEMLCEITGMDDMTLQPAAGAHGELTGMLIVREYFKSRGDTGRKKVLVPDSAHGTNPASASMVGFEVVEIKSKNGMVDVEDLKKLLDEEVAAVMLTNPNTLGLFEKDILKIAEMTHECGALLYYDGANLNAVMGKVRPGDMGFDIVHLNLHKTFSTPHGMGGPGSGPVGVKKHLVDFLPFPQVRKNGELYELFVPEKTIGRVRSFFGNFPVLVKAYTYILTMGRDGLERVSEMAVLNANYLKKKIEKFLEIPYNGFCMHEFVASAEKVFRETGVRTLDIAKRILDFGVHPPTVYFPLIVLEALMIEPTETENKETLDKYAEILERVVKEAYENPDVLKNAPHNTPVRRVDEVLASKKPVFRWRG, encoded by the coding sequence ATGACGATATTCGAGAGGTCCAAAAAGGGAAGAAAAGCATTCCGGCTTCCCGAGAGCGATATTCCAGAATATTCTCTTCCGAATCGATTTCTCAGGAGGACCCCTCCAGAACTTCCCGAAGTGAGCGAGCCTGATGTGGTGAGGCACTACACCGATCTCGCCAGAAAGAACTACTCTGTGGATCGTGGAATCTATCCCCTCGGTTCCTGCACTATGAAGTACAATCCCAAATTGAACGAAAAAGTTGCGAATCTCGAAGGATTCAGAGAGATACACCCGTACCAACCTGCTGAAACTGTTCAGGGCAGTCTTCGGCTCATGTACGAACTGAAAGAAATGTTGTGTGAGATAACGGGAATGGATGACATGACACTTCAACCCGCTGCTGGAGCTCACGGGGAGCTCACAGGAATGCTGATAGTGAGAGAGTACTTTAAAAGCAGAGGGGACACCGGAAGAAAGAAAGTTCTCGTACCGGATTCTGCACATGGTACCAACCCAGCATCCGCTTCGATGGTCGGTTTTGAGGTGGTGGAGATAAAGAGCAAAAACGGTATGGTGGACGTGGAAGATTTGAAAAAACTACTGGATGAAGAAGTGGCTGCGGTAATGCTCACAAATCCAAACACGCTTGGGCTCTTCGAAAAGGACATACTGAAAATAGCAGAAATGACGCATGAGTGTGGTGCCCTTCTCTATTACGATGGTGCGAACCTCAACGCGGTCATGGGTAAAGTGAGACCAGGAGACATGGGGTTCGACATCGTCCATTTGAACCTGCACAAGACGTTTTCCACTCCCCACGGAATGGGAGGGCCCGGATCTGGGCCAGTTGGTGTGAAAAAGCATCTGGTGGATTTTCTGCCCTTCCCCCAGGTAAGGAAGAACGGAGAACTTTACGAACTCTTCGTTCCTGAAAAGACCATAGGACGTGTGAGGAGTTTCTTTGGAAATTTCCCAGTTCTCGTAAAAGCGTACACGTACATTCTCACGATGGGAAGAGACGGCCTTGAAAGAGTGAGTGAAATGGCCGTTTTGAACGCGAACTACTTGAAGAAAAAAATTGAGAAGTTCTTGGAGATTCCATACAACGGGTTCTGCATGCATGAGTTTGTAGCGAGCGCGGAGAAAGTGTTCAGGGAAACCGGTGTGAGGACACTGGATATTGCGAAGCGAATACTGGACTTTGGTGTGCATCCTCCCACAGTTTACTTTCCACTCATCGTTCTGGAAGCACTCATGATAGAACCAACTGAGACTGAAAACAAAGAAACGCTGGATAAGTATGCCGAAATCCTCGAAAGAGTAGTAAAAGAAGCCTATGAGAATCCCGATGTTTTGAAAAACGCTCCTCACAACACACCGGTTCGAAGAGTCGACGAAGTGCTCGCTTCGAAGAAACCCGTGTTCAGGTGGAGGGGGTAG
- the gcvPA gene encoding aminomethyl-transferring glycine dehydrogenase subunit GcvPA: MNYPYIPHTDEDIRAMLEFIGVSSIEDLFSSIPVSARSSLNIPESRDEFSVFKRLKEISEVNASLEDYAVFLGAGVYKRYVPTVVYDLAMKPDFLTAYTPYQAEVSQGTLQALFEYQTMVCELTGMEVANASMYDGATALAEAALMSFRLTGKEKVVVARSVHPEYRAVLRTYLEKRGFTVVEAGYDETGRVLLEEVDEETAAIAIQYPNFFGIIEDLDYVRSRSGNALLIVVVEPVSLALLEPPGSYGADIVVGEGQSLGLPMWFGGYSLGIFATKEKYVRQMPGRLIGQTVDQDGSVTYTMILQTREQHIRRARATSNICSNHAHAALIAAVYMSVMGPDGLREVARRSYSAAHYLQERLEDMGFKLCFSGEFFSEFVFNVPEDYPERWKWMMAKKILGPLPLKGFYPELGDTALACATEVISKEDIEKLLEAMK; this comes from the coding sequence ATGAACTATCCTTACATTCCACACACGGATGAAGATATCCGTGCTATGTTGGAGTTCATAGGAGTTTCTTCCATAGAGGATTTGTTTTCTTCAATTCCCGTTTCTGCCAGGTCGTCTCTGAATATTCCGGAATCCAGAGATGAGTTCAGTGTTTTCAAGCGGTTGAAAGAGATTTCTGAGGTGAACGCTTCTCTTGAAGACTACGCTGTCTTTCTCGGAGCTGGGGTTTATAAAAGGTACGTTCCTACGGTCGTTTACGATCTTGCGATGAAGCCCGATTTTCTCACCGCTTATACACCGTATCAGGCGGAGGTATCCCAGGGAACCCTCCAGGCTCTGTTTGAATACCAGACCATGGTATGCGAACTAACGGGAATGGAAGTGGCGAACGCATCCATGTACGATGGAGCCACCGCTCTGGCGGAAGCGGCTCTGATGAGTTTTAGACTCACTGGAAAAGAGAAGGTTGTTGTGGCAAGGTCCGTTCATCCTGAGTACAGGGCAGTCTTGCGAACCTATCTCGAAAAAAGAGGTTTCACTGTAGTAGAAGCCGGATACGACGAAACGGGAAGGGTCTTGTTAGAAGAGGTCGATGAGGAAACAGCGGCGATAGCCATTCAATATCCCAATTTCTTTGGAATCATAGAAGATCTCGATTATGTCAGAAGCCGATCGGGTAACGCTCTGCTGATAGTGGTTGTAGAACCAGTTTCGCTCGCTCTTTTAGAACCACCGGGAAGCTACGGAGCAGACATCGTGGTTGGTGAAGGCCAGTCGTTGGGACTTCCCATGTGGTTCGGAGGATACTCTCTTGGGATCTTCGCCACAAAAGAAAAATACGTGAGGCAAATGCCAGGAAGATTGATCGGACAGACCGTAGATCAGGACGGCAGTGTAACCTACACCATGATCCTTCAGACCAGAGAACAGCACATAAGGCGCGCCAGAGCTACTTCGAACATATGTTCCAACCATGCCCACGCTGCTCTGATAGCGGCGGTTTACATGAGTGTGATGGGGCCTGACGGTCTGAGGGAGGTAGCCAGGCGTTCTTACAGCGCCGCTCATTACCTCCAGGAAAGATTGGAAGATATGGGATTCAAACTGTGCTTTTCGGGAGAATTTTTCAGCGAGTTCGTTTTCAACGTGCCGGAGGATTATCCTGAGCGGTGGAAGTGGATGATGGCGAAAAAGATCCTTGGGCCTTTGCCTCTGAAGGGTTTTTACCCGGAACTTGGAGACACAGCACTCGCATGTGCCACAGAGGTGATTTCCAAAGAGGATATAGAAAAGCTCCTGGAGGCGATGAAATGA
- the gcvH gene encoding glycine cleavage system protein GcvH encodes MKMKKYTKTHEWVVVEDKVATVGITNHAQEQLGDVVYVDLPEVGREVKKGEVVASIESVKAAADVYAPLSGKIVEVNEKLDTEPELLNRDPEGEGWLFKMEISDESELEDLLDEQAYQEFCAQE; translated from the coding sequence TTGAAGATGAAAAAGTACACGAAAACTCACGAATGGGTGGTAGTTGAGGACAAGGTAGCAACGGTTGGAATCACGAATCACGCTCAGGAACAGCTCGGTGATGTGGTCTACGTGGATCTTCCTGAAGTCGGCAGAGAGGTGAAGAAAGGGGAAGTTGTGGCGAGTATAGAATCCGTGAAAGCCGCGGCGGACGTGTACGCTCCTCTCAGTGGGAAGATCGTGGAAGTGAACGAGAAACTCGATACTGAACCAGAACTCTTGAACAGGGATCCAGAGGGAGAGGGCTGGCTTTTCAAAATGGAAATATCCGATGAAAGTGAACTCGAAGATCTTCTGGATGAACAGGCTTATCAGGAATTCTGTGCTCAGGAGTAG
- the gcvT gene encoding glycine cleavage system aminomethyltransferase GcvT — MKRTPLFEKHVGLGAKMVDFAGWEMPLYYTSIFEEVMAVRKSVGMFDVSHMGEFLVKGPEAVSFIDFLITNDFSSLPDGKAIYSVMCNENGGIIDDLVVYKVSPDEALMVVNAANIEKDFNWIKSHSKNFDVEILNISDTTALIAFQGPEAQETLQELVEDSLEEIAYYSFRKSIVAGVEALVSRTGYTGEDGFELMLEAKDAPKVWDALMNLLRKIDGRPAGLGARDVCRLEATYLLYGQDMDESTNPLEVGLSWVVKLDKDFVGKEALLKAKEKVERKLVALELSGKRIARKGYEVLKNGERVGEITSGNFSPTLGKSIALALVSKSVKVGDQLEVAFPGGKLVEALVVKKPFYRGSVRREV; from the coding sequence ATGAAGAGAACACCACTGTTTGAAAAGCACGTTGGACTCGGTGCGAAAATGGTGGATTTCGCGGGGTGGGAGATGCCTCTTTATTACACATCCATATTCGAAGAAGTGATGGCGGTCAGAAAATCGGTGGGGATGTTCGATGTCTCTCACATGGGGGAATTTCTCGTTAAGGGACCCGAGGCGGTTTCTTTTATTGACTTTCTTATAACGAACGACTTTTCTTCACTTCCGGATGGTAAAGCGATTTACTCTGTCATGTGCAATGAAAACGGTGGAATCATCGATGATCTTGTTGTGTACAAGGTGAGTCCTGATGAAGCTCTCATGGTGGTGAACGCGGCAAACATTGAAAAGGACTTCAACTGGATAAAATCCCATTCGAAGAATTTCGATGTCGAAATATTGAACATTTCAGATACAACCGCCCTCATAGCGTTTCAGGGCCCCGAGGCACAGGAGACCCTCCAGGAGCTAGTTGAAGACAGTCTCGAGGAAATTGCCTATTATTCTTTCAGAAAGAGTATTGTAGCCGGTGTAGAGGCTCTTGTCTCAAGAACGGGATACACAGGTGAAGACGGTTTCGAACTGATGCTTGAAGCGAAGGATGCACCGAAAGTCTGGGATGCTCTGATGAATCTGCTCAGAAAAATCGACGGCAGACCCGCAGGTCTTGGGGCGAGGGACGTTTGTCGACTCGAAGCAACCTACTTGTTGTACGGTCAGGACATGGATGAGAGTACGAATCCTTTAGAAGTGGGGCTTTCCTGGGTTGTAAAACTGGACAAAGACTTCGTGGGGAAGGAAGCGCTATTGAAAGCGAAGGAAAAAGTGGAAAGAAAACTCGTGGCACTTGAGCTCTCAGGAAAAAGAATAGCAAGAAAAGGCTATGAAGTTTTAAAGAATGGAGAGAGAGTGGGAGAGATCACAAGTGGTAACTTCTCTCCAACTCTTGGGAAGTCGATAGCGCTGGCTCTCGTTTCAAAATCGGTGAAAGTTGGAGACCAATTGGAAGTGGCGTTTCCTGGTGGAAAGCTTGTAGAAGCTCTGGTAGTAAAAAAACCATTTTACAGAGGCAGTGTGAGGAGGGAGGTTTGA